In Natronoarchaeum philippinense, the genomic window GCACGCCGACGGCCTGCACGCCGAAGCTCTGGTCCATCACTTCGACGGGGTGGCCCAGCGCGATCGGCGAGGCGAGATTGACCAGTCGACCCTCAGCGAGGACGTTGAGTCGGCGGCCGTCTTCCAGTTCGTAGGTCTGGACGCCGTCGCGGGCCTCGTAGGTGTCGACGGCGAGATCCGAGAGGTCGTCGAGGTTGACTTCAACGTCGAAGTGACCGGCGTTGGCCAGCAGGACGCCGTCATCCATCTTCTCGAAGTGCTCGCGGGTGATGATGTCGCGGTTGCCCGTCGTCGTGAGGAACACGTCGCCCTTCTCGGCGGCCTCGGCCATCGGCATGACTTCGTAGCCCTCCATGTGGGCTTCGAGCGCGCGGCGGGGCTCGACCTCGGTGACGATCACGTCGGCGTTCTGCCCGGCGGCTTTCTTGGCGACGCCGCGGCCACAGTCGCCGTAGCCCGCGACGACGAGCGTCTTGCCGGCCCACGAGAGATTCGTCGTCATGGCGATGTTGGCCAGCGAGGACTCGCCGGTGCCGTGGACGTTGTCGAACAGGCGCTTCATCGGCGTGTCGTTGACCGCGAACACGGGGTACTCCAGCGCGTCGTCGTCGTCCATCGCGCGCAGGCGGTGGACGCCGGTGGTCGTCTCCTCGCAGCCGCCGACGATCGTCTCGATCAGGTCGGGGTACTCCTGGTGGATGCGGAAGATCAGGTCGGCGCCGTCGTCGACCGTCACCGTCGGATCGAACTCGATGACGGCGTCGATCGCAGCGTAGTACTCCTCGTCGTCGACGCCGCGCTTGGCGTAGCTGGTGATGCGTTCGTGCTCGTCGAGCGCGGCACTGACGTCGTCGTGGGTCGAGAGGGGGTTACAGCCGGTGACCGCCACCTCGGCGCCGCCCTCCGCGAGCAGTTCGACGAGACAGGCCGTCTTGGCTTCGACGTGCATCGCCATCCCGACGCGCTCGCCCGCGAGGGGTTGCTCGTCGCGGAACTCCTCGCGCAGGTCCGCCAGAATCGGCATGTGCTGGCGCGCCCAGTCCATCTTGCGGTGGCCGTCCTCACGAGCGCCCGACACGTCGTCGAGGTGCTCGCTGATCGGCTGGTAGTCGCTCATGCCACGAGAAACGAGCAGGGAGCCCAAAACCCTACCGAAGGCGCTCGCGCCGTCGTCGCCGGAATTCGTGGGCCCGCGCCGGAACTTGGCGTTTCGTCGTAGGTTCCCCCCGTTCGGAAGCCTGAGTTCCGATCGCT contains:
- a CDS encoding adenosylhomocysteinase, with protein sequence MSDYQPISEHLDDVSGAREDGHRKMDWARQHMPILADLREEFRDEQPLAGERVGMAMHVEAKTACLVELLAEGGAEVAVTGCNPLSTHDDVSAALDEHERITSYAKRGVDDEEYYAAIDAVIEFDPTVTVDDGADLIFRIHQEYPDLIETIVGGCEETTTGVHRLRAMDDDDALEYPVFAVNDTPMKRLFDNVHGTGESSLANIAMTTNLSWAGKTLVVAGYGDCGRGVAKKAAGQNADVIVTEVEPRRALEAHMEGYEVMPMAEAAEKGDVFLTTTGNRDIITREHFEKMDDGVLLANAGHFDVEVNLDDLSDLAVDTYEARDGVQTYELEDGRRLNVLAEGRLVNLASPIALGHPVEVMDQSFGVQAVGVRELVENGDEYGAGVHDLPDDLDREIAEIKLAADGVEFDDLTDEQADYMNSWQHGT